A region of Triplophysa rosa linkage group LG16, Trosa_1v2, whole genome shotgun sequence DNA encodes the following proteins:
- the clptm1l gene encoding lipid scramblase CLPTM1L, translating into MFPKTSFTSLIVGVFLLYVLHTCWVMYGIVYTKPCDHPNGDGCISPYLAGKPRLQLSIYTALKANADGGHSLIHREEDFDVNSRFERLVNVSLPKKTRKNGTLYAMVFLHQAGMNPWQDPHQVHLVTQLTTYMLPKPPEISLITGQDEPQKPEQQKPGAHSEPDRPVSHWRSRLTLNVVSENFLFDREALPGDVHRYMRVYQSGKKMIYLPLLFVDELSNRVKDLTEINSSMSELPLIISYDSIALGKLRFWIHMQDAVYSLQQFGFTEKDADEIKGIFVDTNLYFLALTFFVAAFHLLFDFLAFKNDISFWKHKKSMVGMSSKAVLWRCFSTIVIFLYLLDEQTSLLVLVPAGIGSLIEVWKVKKAFKVHVIWRGFTPTVLFGKSDEYEKRTEEYDTLAMKYLSYVLYPLCLGGAGYALVFVKYKSWYSWLINSLVNGVYAFGFLFMLPQLFVNYKLKSVAHLPWKAFMYKAFNTFIDDIFAFIITMPTSHRLACFRDDVVFLVYLYQRWLYPVDKTRVNEYGLSYDEKEKGKSHRD; encoded by the exons atgtttcctaAGACCTCGTTTACGAGTCTGATAGTGGGGGTCTTCCTCCTGTATGTACTGCACACATGTTGGGTCATGTATGGGATAGTTTACACGAAACCCTGCGACCATCCGAATGGTGACGGCTGTATTTCACCTTACCTGGCTGGAAAACCTCGACTGCAG CTGAGCATCTACACAGCGTTGAAAGCGAACGCTGACGGGGGACACAGTCTGATCCACAGAGAAGAAGATTTTGATGTAAATAGCAGGTTTGAGAGGTTAGTAAATGTGTCTTTGCCCAAGAAGACACGGAAGAACGGGACGCTGTACGCCATGGTGTTCCTGCACCAGGCGGGGATGAACCCGTGGCAGGATCCGCACCAGGTGCATTTAGTCACACAGCTGACCACATACATGCTGCCCAAACCTCCAGAGATCAGTCTGATCACGGGTCAGGACGAACCGCAG AAACCAGAGCAGCAAAAACCAGGTGCCCACTCCGAGCCGGACCGCCCCGTTTCTCACTGGCGTTCTCGTCTGACCCTGAACGTTGTGTCTGAGAACTTTCTGTTTGACCGAGAGGCTCTGCCTGGAGACGTGCATCGCTACATGAGAGT ATACCAGAGTGGGAAAAAGATGATTTACCTGCCACTGCTGTTTGTGGATGAACTCAGCAACAGAGTGAAGGATTTAACA GAGATCAACAGCAGTATGTCTGAACTGCCTCTGATCATCTCATATGATTCCATCGCTCTGGGGAAACTACGTTTCTGGATTCACATGCAGGACGCCGTTTACTCACTGCAGCAGTTCG GCTTCACTGAGAAAGATGCTGATGAAATCAAGGGAATATTTGTGGACACAAATCTATACTTTCTTGCTCTCACCTTTTTTGTGGCAGCTTtccat CTTCTGTTTGACTTTCTGGCCTTCAAGAACGACATCAGTTTCTGGAAACACAAGAAGAGTATGGTTGGCATGTCCAGTAAAGCAG TGTTGTGGAGATGTTTCAGCACTATTGTCATCTTCCTCTATCTGCTGGACGAGCAAACCAGTCTGCTGGTTCTGGTCCCGGCTGGAATTGGTTCTTTGATTGAG GTGTGGAAGGTGAAAAAGGCTTTTAAAGTACACGTCATATGGAGGGGCTTTACTCCCACAGTCCTG TTTGGGAAATCTGATGAGTATGAGAAGAGAACGGAGGAATATGACACACTG GCGATGAAGTATCTGTCATATGTGCTGTATCCTCTCTGTCTTGGTGGGGCCGGATACGCCCTGGTGTTTGTGAAATATAAAAG TTGGTACTCTTGGCTTATTAACAGTTTAGTCAATG GAGTTTACGCCTTTGGATTCCTCTTTATGTTGCCACAACTCTTTGTAAATTACAAG CTGAAGTCTGTGGCTCATCTACCCTGGAAAGCTTTTATGTACAAG GCTTTTAATACGTTCATCGATGACATCTTTGCTTTCATCATCACCATGCCAACGTCACATCGATTGGCCTGTTTCAGGGATGACGTGGTGTTTCTCGTTTACCTCTATCAAAGATG GCTGTATCCGGTGGACAAAACCAGAGTAAATGAATACGGATTGTCTTACGATGAAAAAGAGAAAGGAAAATCTCATCGAGATTAA